One genomic segment of Nerophis lumbriciformis linkage group LG20, RoL_Nlum_v2.1, whole genome shotgun sequence includes these proteins:
- the LOC133619461 gene encoding tubulin beta-1 chain-like isoform X2, with amino-acid sequence MREIVHLQAGQCGNQIGAKFWEVISDEHGIDPTGTYHGDSDLQLDRINVYYNEASGGKYVPRAVLVDLEPGTMDSVRSGPFGQVFRPDNFVFGQSGAGNNWAKGHYTEGAELVDSVLDVVRKEAESCDCLQGFQLTHSLGGGTGSGMGTLLISKIREEYPDRIMNTFSVVPSPKVSDTVVEPYNATLSVHQLVENTDETYCIDNEALYDICFRTLKLTTPSYGDLNHLVSATMSGVTTCLRFPGQLNADLRKLAVNMVPFPRLHFFMPGFAPLTSRGSQQYRSLTVPELTQQMFDAKNMMAACDPRQGRYLTVAAIFRGRMSMKEVDEQMLNVQNKNSSYFVEWIPNNVKTAVCDIPPRGLKMAATFIGNSTAIQELFKRISEQFTAMFRRKAFLHWYTGEGMDEMEFTEAESNMNDLVSEYQQYQDATAEEEGEFGEEDDEEMG; translated from the exons ATGAGGGAGATTGTTCATCTTCAGGCTGGTCAGTGTGGAAACCAAATCGGCGCCAAG TTTTGGGAGGTGATCAGCGACGAGCACGGCATTGACCCGACCGGCACGTACCACGGTGACAGCGACCTGCAGCTGGACAGGATCAACGTTTACTACAATGAAGCCTCAG GCGGGAAGTATGTCCCCCGTGCCGTGTTGGTGGATCTGGAGCCAGGCACGATGGACTCTGTGAGGTCTGGACCTTTTGGTCAGGTCTTCAGACCGGACAACTTTGTTTTTG GCCAGAGCGGTGCTGGTAACAACTGGGCCAAAGGTCACTACACGGAAGGGGCGGAGCTGGTGGATTCAGTCTTGGACGTGGTGCGAAAAGAGGCGGAGAGCTGCGACTGCCTCCAAGGTTTCCAGCTCACACACTCCCTGGGCGGAGGCACCGGCTCCGGCATGGGTACTCTGCTCATCAGCAAAATCCGAGAAGAGTACCCGGACCGTATCATGAACACCTTCAGCGTGGTGCCTTCCCCCAAAGTGTCGGACACAGTGGTGGAGCCCTACAACGCCACGCTGTCTGTGCACCAGCTGGTGGAAAACACGGACGAGACCTACTGCATCGACAATGAAGCTCTGTACGATATCTGCTTCCGCACCCTCAAGCTCACCACGCCCTCCTACGGCGACCTCAACCACCTGGTCTCCGCCACCATGAGCGGCGTCACCACCTGCCTCAGGTTCCCCGGGCAGCTCAACGCTGACCTGCGGAAGCTGGCGGTCAACATGGTGCCCTTCCCCCGTCTGCACTTCTTCATGCCGGGCTTCGCTCCCCTCACCAGCAGAGGCAGCCAGCAGTACAGGTCGCTCACCGTGCCCGAGCTCACCCAACAGATGTTCGACGCCAAGAACATGATGGCCGCCTGCGACCCGCGCCAAGGCCGCTACCTCACGGTGGCCGCCATCTTCCGCGGCCGCATGTCCATGAAGGAGGTGGACGAGCAGATGCTCAATGTGCAGAACAAGAACAGCAGCTACTTTGTGGAATGGATCCCCAACAACGTCAAGACGGCCGTGTGCGACATTCCTCCCCGGGGCCTGAAGATGGCCGCCACCTTCATTGGCAACAGCACGGCCATCCAGGAGCTGTTCAAGCGTATCTCCGAGCAGTTCACAGCCATGTTCCGGCGTAAGGCTTTCCTCCACTGGTACACGGGCGAGGGCATGGATGAGATGGAGTTCACCGAGGCCGAGAGCAACATGAACGACCTGGTGTCCGAGTACCAGCAGTACCAGGACGCCACCGCCGAGGAGGAGGGAGAGTTCGGCGAGGAGGACGATGAGGAAATGGGCtaa
- the LOC133619461 gene encoding tubulin beta-1 chain-like isoform X1 codes for MREIVHLQAGQCGNQIGAKFWEVISDEHGIDPTGTYHGDSDLQLDRINVYYNEASGGIRLMYICTILIGFLPNWRATAFLGGKYVPRAVLVDLEPGTMDSVRSGPFGQVFRPDNFVFGQSGAGNNWAKGHYTEGAELVDSVLDVVRKEAESCDCLQGFQLTHSLGGGTGSGMGTLLISKIREEYPDRIMNTFSVVPSPKVSDTVVEPYNATLSVHQLVENTDETYCIDNEALYDICFRTLKLTTPSYGDLNHLVSATMSGVTTCLRFPGQLNADLRKLAVNMVPFPRLHFFMPGFAPLTSRGSQQYRSLTVPELTQQMFDAKNMMAACDPRQGRYLTVAAIFRGRMSMKEVDEQMLNVQNKNSSYFVEWIPNNVKTAVCDIPPRGLKMAATFIGNSTAIQELFKRISEQFTAMFRRKAFLHWYTGEGMDEMEFTEAESNMNDLVSEYQQYQDATAEEEGEFGEEDDEEMG; via the exons ATGAGGGAGATTGTTCATCTTCAGGCTGGTCAGTGTGGAAACCAAATCGGCGCCAAG TTTTGGGAGGTGATCAGCGACGAGCACGGCATTGACCCGACCGGCACGTACCACGGTGACAGCGACCTGCAGCTGGACAGGATCAACGTTTACTACAATGAAGCCTCAGGTGGGATTAGATTGATGTATATTTGCACCATTTTAATTGGATTCTTGCCTAATTGGCGTGCAACTGCCTTTCTAGGCGGGAAGTATGTCCCCCGTGCCGTGTTGGTGGATCTGGAGCCAGGCACGATGGACTCTGTGAGGTCTGGACCTTTTGGTCAGGTCTTCAGACCGGACAACTTTGTTTTTG GCCAGAGCGGTGCTGGTAACAACTGGGCCAAAGGTCACTACACGGAAGGGGCGGAGCTGGTGGATTCAGTCTTGGACGTGGTGCGAAAAGAGGCGGAGAGCTGCGACTGCCTCCAAGGTTTCCAGCTCACACACTCCCTGGGCGGAGGCACCGGCTCCGGCATGGGTACTCTGCTCATCAGCAAAATCCGAGAAGAGTACCCGGACCGTATCATGAACACCTTCAGCGTGGTGCCTTCCCCCAAAGTGTCGGACACAGTGGTGGAGCCCTACAACGCCACGCTGTCTGTGCACCAGCTGGTGGAAAACACGGACGAGACCTACTGCATCGACAATGAAGCTCTGTACGATATCTGCTTCCGCACCCTCAAGCTCACCACGCCCTCCTACGGCGACCTCAACCACCTGGTCTCCGCCACCATGAGCGGCGTCACCACCTGCCTCAGGTTCCCCGGGCAGCTCAACGCTGACCTGCGGAAGCTGGCGGTCAACATGGTGCCCTTCCCCCGTCTGCACTTCTTCATGCCGGGCTTCGCTCCCCTCACCAGCAGAGGCAGCCAGCAGTACAGGTCGCTCACCGTGCCCGAGCTCACCCAACAGATGTTCGACGCCAAGAACATGATGGCCGCCTGCGACCCGCGCCAAGGCCGCTACCTCACGGTGGCCGCCATCTTCCGCGGCCGCATGTCCATGAAGGAGGTGGACGAGCAGATGCTCAATGTGCAGAACAAGAACAGCAGCTACTTTGTGGAATGGATCCCCAACAACGTCAAGACGGCCGTGTGCGACATTCCTCCCCGGGGCCTGAAGATGGCCGCCACCTTCATTGGCAACAGCACGGCCATCCAGGAGCTGTTCAAGCGTATCTCCGAGCAGTTCACAGCCATGTTCCGGCGTAAGGCTTTCCTCCACTGGTACACGGGCGAGGGCATGGATGAGATGGAGTTCACCGAGGCCGAGAGCAACATGAACGACCTGGTGTCCGAGTACCAGCAGTACCAGGACGCCACCGCCGAGGAGGAGGGAGAGTTCGGCGAGGAGGACGATGAGGAAATGGGCtaa